A stretch of the Meiothermus cerbereus DSM 11376 genome encodes the following:
- a CDS encoding 8-oxo-dGTP diphosphatase, which produces MLCNVLVLPLDRPQHRILLGLKKTGFGAGRYVGFGGKLEAGETLAMAAVRELWEECRLSARPQNLWYAARLEFLFPANPDWNRTVHVFRLEFWEGEPQESGEIRPQWFDLDALPLDQMWADVPYWLPQVLLGIRPMLRFTYHEDNQTVGRVEELE; this is translated from the coding sequence ATGCTCTGCAATGTGCTGGTTTTGCCGCTGGATCGGCCCCAGCACCGCATCTTGCTGGGGCTCAAAAAGACGGGTTTTGGGGCGGGCAGGTATGTGGGTTTTGGTGGCAAGCTCGAGGCCGGCGAGACCCTGGCCATGGCGGCTGTACGCGAACTCTGGGAGGAGTGCCGCCTGTCGGCCAGGCCGCAGAACCTCTGGTATGCCGCCCGACTGGAGTTTTTGTTTCCGGCAAACCCAGACTGGAACCGCACCGTGCACGTGTTTCGCCTGGAGTTCTGGGAGGGCGAGCCGCAAGAGTCCGGCGAAATCCGGCCGCAGTGGTTTGACCTCGACGCACTGCCGCTAGATCAGATGTGGGCCGACGTACCCTACTGGCTGCCCCAGGTCTTGCTGGGCATTCGCCCCATGCTGCGCTTTACCTACCACGAGGACAACCAGACGGTGGGGCGGGTGGAGGAGCTCGAGTAA
- a CDS encoding cold-shock protein: protein MNKGTVKWFNAEKGYGFIAQEGGPDVFVHFTAIQGQGFKSLNEGDRVEFEIEPGKNGKGPQAKNVKLA from the coding sequence ATGAACAAAGGTACTGTTAAGTGGTTCAACGCGGAAAAAGGTTATGGTTTCATCGCTCAAGAAGGTGGCCCCGATGTGTTCGTTCACTTCACCGCAATCCAGGGTCAGGGCTTCAAAAGCCTTAACGAGGGCGATCGCGTAGAGTTCGAGATCGAACCCGGTAAAAATGGTAAGGGCCCCCAGGCCAAAAACGTGAAGCTCGCCTAA
- a CDS encoding carboxymuconolactone decarboxylase family protein produces the protein MSIRKAIWGDNFEAIKQNLREVDPDLYAYIRDFAYEEVLARPGLDLKTRELLAITSLIALGAPKEIATHLEGALRNGATEQEVRETIIQSALFVGFPNALGAMKTFHALLRKRQTTGE, from the coding sequence ATGAGCATTCGCAAAGCCATCTGGGGTGATAACTTTGAGGCCATCAAACAAAACCTCCGCGAGGTAGACCCCGACCTGTACGCCTACATCCGCGATTTTGCCTACGAAGAGGTGCTGGCCCGCCCGGGTCTGGATCTGAAGACCCGTGAGCTGCTGGCCATTACCAGCCTGATTGCCCTGGGTGCGCCCAAGGAGATTGCCACGCACCTCGAGGGGGCTCTGCGCAACGGCGCGACCGAGCAGGAAGTGCGCGAGACCATTATCCAGTCGGCGCTGTTTGTGGGCTTTCCCAACGCACTGGGGGCCATGAAAACCTTTCATGCTCTGCTGCGCAAGCGCCAGACTACGGGGGAATAA
- the purB gene encoding adenylosuccinate lyase: MIERYQTPEMRVIWSEARKYQVWAEVEMLALEAWEKLGKVPGGTAQRLRQALQQKPIDEAFARRVDQIEAETRHDIVAFTRALTEWTGDSDAARWLHLGLTSTDVVDTAQNLLLVEALGLIEQELDKALVALKNLAVRHKHLPAVGRTHGVHAEPTSFGLRFLAFYAALLRDVGRLKKAREGIRVVMLSGSVGNYAHVEPAVEAWVAQRLGFSIEPASTQVVPRDRHAELMSALAILGANLERIAVELRHLQRTEVLETQEPFGYKQTGSSSMPHKKNPVALENLSGLARLLRSNLQAELENVALWHERDISHSSVERVILPDSTTLAHYMLRRLGRVLEGLVVFEDNIRRNLELTRGLVYSQRVLGLLIEAGMERTTAYEVVQRNALKSWAEGLGLRELLEADPACPLKGEALARAFDPSYFLRHVDTIYARFGL; this comes from the coding sequence ATGATCGAGCGCTACCAGACCCCCGAGATGCGGGTCATCTGGAGCGAGGCGCGCAAGTACCAGGTATGGGCCGAGGTGGAGATGCTGGCCCTGGAAGCCTGGGAGAAACTGGGGAAGGTGCCGGGCGGGACTGCCCAGCGTTTGCGCCAAGCCTTGCAGCAAAAACCCATCGATGAGGCCTTTGCCCGCCGGGTAGACCAGATCGAAGCCGAAACCCGCCACGATATCGTAGCCTTTACCCGGGCCCTCACCGAGTGGACGGGCGATAGCGACGCAGCCCGCTGGCTGCACCTGGGCCTGACCAGCACCGACGTGGTAGACACCGCGCAAAACCTGTTGCTGGTCGAAGCCCTGGGCCTGATTGAGCAAGAGCTGGATAAGGCTCTGGTCGCCCTGAAAAACCTGGCCGTGCGGCACAAGCATCTGCCGGCGGTAGGGCGCACCCACGGGGTACACGCCGAACCGACCAGTTTTGGCCTGCGCTTTTTGGCTTTTTATGCCGCCCTGCTGCGCGATGTAGGCCGCTTAAAGAAGGCCCGCGAAGGCATCCGGGTGGTTATGCTTTCGGGCTCGGTAGGAAATTATGCCCATGTCGAACCCGCGGTAGAAGCCTGGGTTGCCCAAAGGCTGGGTTTTTCGATCGAGCCAGCTTCGACCCAGGTGGTACCGCGCGACCGCCACGCCGAGCTGATGAGCGCGTTGGCGATTCTGGGGGCCAACCTCGAGCGCATCGCGGTGGAGCTGCGCCATCTGCAGCGCACCGAGGTGCTGGAAACCCAGGAGCCTTTCGGCTACAAACAAACGGGCTCCTCCTCCATGCCCCACAAAAAAAACCCGGTGGCCCTGGAGAACCTCTCGGGGCTGGCCCGGCTGTTGCGCAGCAACCTGCAGGCCGAGCTGGAAAATGTGGCCCTCTGGCACGAGCGCGACATCTCGCACAGCTCGGTGGAGCGGGTGATCCTGCCCGACTCCACCACCCTGGCCCACTACATGCTGCGCCGCTTAGGGCGGGTGCTGGAAGGGCTGGTGGTGTTTGAGGACAACATCCGGCGCAACCTCGAGCTGACCCGCGGCCTGGTCTACTCCCAGCGGGTGCTGGGCCTCTTGATTGAGGCCGGTATGGAACGCACCACAGCCTATGAGGTGGTGCAGCGCAATGCCCTCAAAAGCTGGGCCGAGGGGCTGGGCCTCAGGGAACTGCTCGAGGCCGACCCGGCCTGCCCCCTGAAGGGCGAAGCACTGGCCCGGGCTTTCGACCCCAGTTACTTTTTGCGCCATGTGGATACCATCTACGCCCGCTTTGGGCTGTAG
- a CDS encoding HAD family hydrolase has product MIRAVLFDVGDTLILGHPKYWLWPILEAKGLAQQADLKRLPQAMKDAYAHYSDHHMRATDEATALSFWRAFHWEIMDGIGLGAYADEVADYLKEHWQSPQVWPITPGAKEVLAELKGLGFRLGVVSNWDWTLPGVLQATGLAGFFDYIGVSALEGVAKPDPRLFQVVLRALQVEPPQALHVGDSEDDIKGALAAGVRPILFDPYKENPNALHDLTRVVTYATGRVEEL; this is encoded by the coding sequence ATGATTCGTGCGGTGTTGTTTGATGTCGGCGATACCCTTATTCTGGGGCATCCCAAGTACTGGCTATGGCCCATTTTGGAAGCCAAGGGCCTGGCCCAGCAGGCCGACTTGAAGCGCCTTCCCCAGGCCATGAAGGACGCTTATGCACACTACTCAGACCATCACATGCGCGCTACCGACGAGGCCACGGCGCTTTCTTTTTGGCGGGCTTTTCACTGGGAGATCATGGACGGCATTGGACTGGGGGCCTACGCCGATGAGGTCGCAGACTACCTGAAAGAACACTGGCAGAGTCCGCAGGTCTGGCCGATTACGCCGGGGGCTAAGGAGGTGCTGGCCGAACTGAAAGGCCTGGGTTTCAGGCTGGGGGTGGTATCCAACTGGGACTGGACCCTGCCAGGGGTCTTACAGGCCACTGGCCTGGCGGGGTTCTTTGACTACATCGGGGTTTCGGCCTTGGAGGGCGTGGCCAAGCCCGACCCCCGCCTCTTCCAGGTGGTGCTGCGTGCCTTGCAGGTTGAGCCCCCGCAGGCCCTGCACGTGGGCGACTCCGAGGACGACATCAAGGGGGCTTTGGCTGCCGGGGTTCGGCCCATCTTGTTTGACCCTTATAAAGAGAATCCCAATGCGCTGCACGACCTGACCAGGGTGGTCACGTATGCAACGGGCCGGGTAGAGGAGTTGTAA
- a CDS encoding fatty acid desaturase family protein, whose translation MTEEQHLREYTKALKARLPRHFFEPVPARMVYLLVFLALFGLCAWGILATPFVLLKLLLSLGIGYAFIGLGFLAHEILHGAVTKNPILRSLAGTLAFMPLMVGARLWRKWHNVEHHSNTQHPHDDPDAMGALETAIQKPLVKWMFRQVPALRSFFLFFSFTFWFTLHAHMMLRRFLPAFKPKERLVVIFQAVLPLLVWLMMLLWVGPFNFLFVFVLPWLFANFIAMSFIATNHLLNPITETNDPLLNSLTVRSPRWLEWLTLGFGYHIEHHVFPALSPKYAHLVAQKIKELWPERYNELPHWKALFYLWKTPRLYRDHRNLIEPTTGQVFGTLGFGLNDSKFSSRPARRKLGKKGLRG comes from the coding sequence ATGACTGAAGAGCAGCACTTGCGTGAGTACACCAAAGCCCTGAAGGCCCGGTTGCCTCGCCACTTCTTTGAGCCGGTTCCGGCCCGTATGGTCTATTTGCTGGTGTTTCTGGCCCTATTTGGCCTGTGTGCCTGGGGTATCCTGGCCACGCCTTTTGTGCTCCTCAAGCTGCTGTTGTCGCTGGGGATTGGGTACGCATTTATAGGACTGGGCTTTCTGGCGCACGAAATCTTGCACGGCGCGGTTACCAAGAACCCAATTTTGCGCTCGCTGGCTGGAACGCTGGCCTTTATGCCGCTTATGGTAGGGGCCCGCCTTTGGCGCAAGTGGCACAACGTAGAACACCACAGCAACACCCAGCATCCGCACGACGACCCCGATGCCATGGGGGCCCTGGAAACAGCAATACAGAAGCCCTTGGTCAAGTGGATGTTTAGACAGGTGCCTGCCTTGCGGAGTTTCTTCCTGTTTTTTTCCTTTACTTTCTGGTTTACCTTGCATGCCCACATGATGCTTCGGCGTTTTTTGCCTGCTTTCAAGCCCAAAGAGCGCCTTGTTGTGATATTCCAGGCGGTGTTGCCGCTCTTGGTCTGGTTGATGATGCTCTTGTGGGTGGGGCCCTTCAACTTTCTGTTCGTGTTTGTGCTGCCCTGGCTTTTTGCCAACTTTATCGCCATGAGTTTTATTGCCACCAACCACCTCCTGAATCCCATTACCGAGACCAACGATCCCCTGCTGAACAGTCTGACCGTACGCAGCCCCAGGTGGCTCGAGTGGCTCACCCTGGGCTTTGGTTACCACATCGAGCACCATGTGTTTCCCGCGCTGTCTCCCAAATATGCCCACCTGGTAGCGCAAAAAATAAAGGAGCTGTGGCCAGAGCGCTACAACGAGCTGCCCCACTGGAAAGCCTTGTTTTACCTGTGGAAAACCCCGCGCCTTTACCGCGACCACCGCAACCTGATTGAGCCCACCACCGGCCAGGTGTTTGGAACGCTGGGTTTTGGATTGAACGACAGCAAGTTCAGCTCCAGGCCAGCCCGGCGAAAGCTGGGCAAAAAGGGGCTTCGTGGGTAG
- a CDS encoding HRDC domain-containing protein: MQCQTFVLRLDNPKDLERLNAFLAQVMPIQVSSSLVPGNTPFWSVLVFYEGQPPTRPGPAKPAASQSDPAFEALRTWRSQKAKEEGVPPYVVATNAELQAMLELKPKTLEQLAQVRGFGKTKAAKYGPEILQYLDQARSGS, from the coding sequence ATGCAGTGCCAGACCTTTGTTCTAAGACTCGATAACCCCAAGGACCTCGAGCGCCTCAATGCCTTTTTGGCTCAGGTGATGCCCATCCAGGTATCCAGCAGCCTGGTTCCGGGCAACACGCCTTTCTGGAGCGTGCTGGTGTTTTACGAAGGCCAGCCGCCCACCCGGCCTGGGCCCGCAAAGCCAGCCGCCAGCCAAAGCGATCCGGCCTTTGAAGCCCTCCGCACCTGGCGCAGCCAGAAAGCCAAAGAAGAGGGCGTGCCCCCGTATGTGGTAGCCACCAACGCCGAGCTACAGGCGATGCTCGAGCTCAAACCCAAAACCCTCGAGCAGCTCGCCCAGGTCAGGGGTTTTGGTAAAACCAAAGCTGCCAAGTATGGCCCTGAAATTCTCCAATACCTTGACCAAGCGCGCTCGGGTTCGTAA
- the aspS gene encoding aspartate--tRNA(Asn) ligase, which translates to MSRTLASQIAKHLGQTVTLQGFLHWKRDLGGIQFALLRDRSGIVQVVVDKRFELPLAESSMRVVGEVVANPKAPGGYEVIAQEIDFYAKASEPSPIEIPKEEWRVNPETLLEYRYVSLRGEKARAPLKIQAALVRGFRSYLDSQGFTEIFTPKIVSAGAEGGSNLFGIDYFEHRAYLAQSPQLYKQIMVGVYERVYEVAPVFRAEQHATSRHLNEYLSLDVEMGFIESEHDVMSLEEELIRAMLEEARYSAASECALLQVEWPNLAEMPRLEHHEARRILREELGMPVGADFNEEAERALGAWAKEKWGVDFLFIYKYPEAARPFYAYPEGDGSTRGFDLLFRGLEITSGGQRIHQYEVLVEQLKKKGNDPASFAGYLEVFKYGMPPHGGFAIGAERLTQKLVGLPNVRYARAFPRDRHRLTP; encoded by the coding sequence ATGTCCAGAACCCTAGCCAGTCAGATTGCAAAGCACCTCGGCCAGACCGTTACCCTGCAAGGCTTCCTGCACTGGAAGCGCGATCTGGGGGGGATTCAATTTGCCCTTTTGCGTGACCGGAGCGGTATCGTTCAGGTGGTGGTGGATAAGCGGTTCGAGCTGCCGCTGGCCGAGTCCTCCATGCGGGTGGTGGGCGAGGTGGTGGCGAACCCCAAGGCACCCGGGGGCTACGAAGTAATTGCCCAGGAGATCGATTTTTACGCTAAAGCCAGCGAACCAAGCCCCATTGAAATCCCCAAGGAAGAGTGGCGAGTTAACCCTGAAACGCTGCTGGAATACCGCTACGTAAGCCTGCGCGGAGAGAAAGCCCGGGCCCCCCTCAAAATTCAAGCGGCCCTGGTACGCGGTTTTCGCAGCTACCTGGATAGCCAGGGTTTTACCGAAATCTTTACCCCCAAGATTGTCTCGGCGGGGGCCGAGGGGGGCAGCAACCTTTTCGGCATCGACTACTTTGAACACCGGGCTTACCTGGCCCAGTCGCCCCAGCTCTACAAGCAGATTATGGTGGGGGTTTACGAGCGGGTCTACGAGGTGGCGCCGGTTTTTCGGGCTGAGCAGCACGCCACCAGCCGCCACCTCAACGAATACCTGTCGCTGGACGTGGAGATGGGCTTTATCGAGTCCGAGCACGATGTGATGAGCCTCGAGGAGGAACTCATCCGCGCCATGCTGGAGGAGGCCCGGTACAGTGCGGCCAGCGAGTGTGCGCTTTTGCAGGTGGAATGGCCCAATCTGGCCGAGATGCCCCGCCTCGAGCACCACGAAGCCCGCCGTATTTTGCGTGAAGAACTGGGGATGCCGGTGGGGGCCGACTTCAACGAGGAAGCCGAGCGGGCGCTGGGGGCCTGGGCTAAGGAAAAGTGGGGGGTAGACTTTCTCTTCATCTACAAGTACCCCGAGGCGGCCCGGCCCTTTTATGCCTACCCCGAGGGCGACGGTTCGACCCGGGGCTTCGACCTGTTGTTCAGGGGTCTGGAGATTACCTCGGGCGGGCAGCGTATCCACCAGTACGAGGTGCTGGTGGAGCAACTCAAAAAGAAGGGCAACGACCCTGCCAGCTTTGCGGGCTACCTCGAGGTCTTCAAATACGGCATGCCCCCCCACGGCGGCTTTGCCATTGGGGCCGAACGCCTCACACAGAAGCTCGTTGGGCTCCCCAACGTTCGCTACGCCCGGGCCTTCCCCAGAGACCGCCACCGCCTGACCCCGTAG